In Aedes albopictus strain Foshan chromosome 3, AalbF5, whole genome shotgun sequence, the genomic window ATCGTTCGTTCAATGCACATCACACACCCGGAGCCCAAAActgaaatttcgcaaaaaaaaaaagaaccagGTAGGTGACCGGCGCAAAAAAAAGTGTTAAACCAGAGCCCAGCAATGTCACGTGACACAATCGAGAGAACGGAAACGAGGGACCGGCTGCTTgtatttttgtttgaaaaattgaaacatatcagcattttttcactaattaactattatttatgcatgatttattcatattttcttTTCTCGCTCGGCTCCTGGTCCCAGTGCATGCCCGCCCATTGCCCAACCATGTGAGTGTGTTTGTGTTACCCGATCCCAATGAAACTCCCCACCATCCATCCCTTCCGTCCTGCGTACGTATGCCAGATTTGTTTTTTTCCGTTGTCCCTTGTGGGAATGTTCTTGTTTTCCCAAATGGTTTATCTGTGTTTTTCGTTTTTTAAAGGTTGAATAATATTTTTCCGATTCGGGATTATAGGTTCTGAGCGCTACGAGAGTATCTAAGAAACGTGCAGAAAAAACTGCAATTCGAACAGGTTCAAACTGTGTATGTTGATGTGGGGTTGGGTTGCGAGTGATAATTATTTCAGCATCCGAAAAAAGTTTCTACAGCAATTTTACTAAAATGGGTGTTTTTCTTTCTTTTGTTTCGTCTCTTCTCTTCCAACAGTCGATCAGCCGTTATTCGAGGCCGTGTGGTGACATCGCTACAGATGGGACTGGTCGGAGTGCGAGTCAGTACTTCTACACCGTTGGAGGGCTTCACATTGACACGTGACGATGGATGGTTCGATTTGATGGTCAACGGCGGTGGAGCTATAACTCTTCAGTTCGGTAGATCGCCCTTCCGACCTCAGACCAGAATTGTGCAAGTTCCGTGGAACGAAGTGGTGATCATCGAGACCGTGATCATGTCCACCATGGATGACAAGGAGAAAACAGGACCCCCGCATACCTGTTTCTCGCACGACTACGACTCCATGAAGCCCGTTGTTTTGGCCACGTGGAAGCACGGTTTCCAAGGAGCCTGTCCTGATCGCAGTGCCATCCTGGCAGAATCTCAAGTTGTTCAAGAATCTCTTGCCATCCCTGGAACTGGGCTGAACCTGGTCTACCATAGTAGCAGAGCCGCCGGATACTTATCGACGATCAAATTGCAACTAACTCCCGACGCTATCCCAGCGACCTTGAAGCTAATCCACCTGCGTATAACCATCGAAGGCATTCTATTCGAGAGGATCTTCGAAGCTGATCCAGGAATCAAATTCACCTACCCTTGGAACAGGTTGAACATCTATCGCCAACGAGTTTACGGCATTACAACGGCAGTCGTCAAGGTCGGTTATCAATACACCGACTGCAAGGACATCATCTGGGATGTGCAGACAACGAAGCTAAGTGGTCACGACATGAGCATCTCAGAAGTAGGTGGATGGAACCTGGATATTCACCATAGATATAACTTCCACGAAGGCATTCTGCAGAAAGGTGACGGATCCAACATCTATCTAAAGCACAAACCTCGCGTAATCCTAACCACCATGGGCGACGGTCATCAACGGCCACTGGATTGTAGCGATTGCAATGGTATTGCCGCCAAGCAAAGACTACTGGCACCGGTAGCTCTGGCCGCAGCTCCAGACGGAAGTCTCTACGTAGGCGACTTCAACTACATCCGCCGGATCATGATTGACGGAACCGTAAAGACTGTGGTGAAGCTCAACGCTACCCGAGTTTCCTACCGCTATCACATGGCGCTCAGTCCCTTGGATGGCTCACTGTACATTTCCGATCCGGAATCTCATCAGATCATAAAGGTCAAGAACAAGGATGATTCGCATGATCCCGAGCACAACTGGGAGCCGGTCGTCGGTAGCGGAGAACGTTGTCTACCCGGCGATGAAGCACACTGCGGCGATGGTGGCCTAGCTCGCGATGCAAAGCTGGCTTACCCCAAAGGCGTTGCAATTTCCTCGGATAATGTACTCTACTTTGCCGACGGAACCAACATTCGTATGGTAGATCGCGATGGAGTCATCAGCACCTTGATCGGTAATCACATGCACAAGTCACATTGGAAACCAGTTCCATGTGAAGGAACACTTAAGATCGAAGAAATGCACCTTCGCTGGCCTACCGAACTGACGATCAACCCTCTGGATGACACTCTTCACATCATCGACGATCACATGATCCTACGCATGACACCAGACGGACGCGTACGAGTTATCGCAGGTCGTCCACTGCACTGTGCCTCGGCATCCCCAGCGACTTTCGATTCGGACCTCGCAGCTCACGCTACCCTAGTAATGCCCCAAAGTATTGCATTCGCCCCATCTGGCGATCTCTACGTGGCGGAAAGCGACTCCCAGAGAATCAACCGCATTCGTGTAATCGGAACCGATGGTAAAGTAGCTTCCTACGCCGGTGCCGAGTCCAAGTGCAACTGTCTCGAACGTGGATGCGACTGCTACGAAGCCGATCACTACCTAGCTATCAGTGCCAAATTCAACACGATCTCGGCCATCACCGTAACTCCGGACGGTCACGTCCACATCGCCGATCAAGCCAACTACCGCATCCGATCGGTCATTTCAAGTCTTCCAGAGGCAGGCACTTCCAAGGAGTACGAAATCTACGCACCCAACGCTCAAGAAATCTACGTCTTCAACCGATTCGGTCAGCACATCGCCACCAAGAACATCATGACTGGTGAAACTACTTACAGTTTCTTGTACAACGTCAACACCTCCAACGGAAAACTCAGCACCGTCACTGACGCCGCCGGAAACAAAGTGTTCCTTCTGCGAGACTACACAGCACAAGTCAACTCGATTGAAAACACCAAGGGCCAGAAATGCCGCCTTCGCATGACTCGCATGAAGATGCTGCACGAACTGAACACTCCGGACAACTACAACGTCACATTCGACTATCACGGACCGACTGGCCTGCTGAAGACCAAGCTCGACTCCACGGGACGCTCGTACGTGTACAACTACGATGAATTCGGTAGATTAACCTCGGCCGTCACTCCCACCGGAAAGGTGATCGATCTTTCGTTTGACCTGAGCGTTAAGGGAGCAACCGTCAAGGTGACTGAAAACTCCCAACGAGAAGTGTCCATGCTCATTCAAGGTTCATCGGTGGTATCTCGAGTCGGCGAAGCTGCCACGAAGACTACCGTGCTTGTTGATGGAGGTACCACCAGCATAGCACCTTGGGGCAATACAGTTTCCGTCGAATCGGTTCCTTATATTCTACTGGCTGAAATAGATCCCCTGTTGGCCGAAAGTTATCCGGTCCCGTCGAAACAGCGTACCGAAATCAATGGAGATCTGTCAAACCGGTTCGAATGGAGGTACTTCATCCGACACGTTCCAGTTCGCGGGAAGAACGCCCGATCGCTGACCCAGGTCGGAAGGAAACTACGCGTCAATGGAGAGAACCTGTTGACGTTCGAATACGAGAAGGATAGCTCGTCGATCACCGTTTCCGTGGACGATAAGACCGAACTGTTGAACGTAACGTACGACAAGTCATCCAGACCGATTGCGTATCGTCCGCAGTCGGGTGAGTACGCCGACGTAGATTTGGAGTATGATCGCTTCGGACGGTTGATCTCGTGGAAGTGGGGTAACCTTAAGGAAGAATATACCTTCGATCGAGCGGGTAGATTGAACGAAATCAAGTACGGAGACGACAGCTCGATTGTGTACGCCTTCAAGGACATGTTCAGCAGCCTACCGTTGAAGGTGACAACACCTCGTAGATCGGATTATCTCCTACAATACGATGACGCGGGAGCGTTACAATCGCTGACAACTCCCAGAGGACACATCCACGCTTTCTCACTGCAGACTTCTCTTGGATTCTTCAAATATCAGTACTTCTCGCCGATCAACCGCCATCCGTTTGAGATCCTTTACAACGACGATGGGCAAATCTTGGCCAAGATCCATCCGCATCAGTCCGGAAAGGTGGCGTTCGTGTATGATAACGCCGGACGACTGGAAACCATTTTGGCTGGATTGTCGTCGACGCAGTACATCTACCAGGAGAGCACGAGCTTGGTGAAGATGGTGGAGGTTTTGGAGCCCGGATTCGAACTGAGGAGAGAGTTCAAGTACCATGCTGGAGTTATGAAGGACGAGAAGCTGAAGTTTGGTTCCAAGAGTGCTCTGGCATCGGCGCACTTCAAATACCAGTATGACGGAAACGCTCGGATGAGTGGAATCGAGATGGATATCGACGGAAAGGATTTGCCTATTCTGAGATTCAAATATGGTCAGAGCTTGGGAACGCTGGATGCAATAAGCGACTTGAGAATAACGAGGAACGCTTTCAACAGAACTGTGGTGCAAGATACTTCGAAGCAGTTCTTCACGATCACGGACTTCGATGAACACGGTAGAGTGAAGAGTGtgctgatcaatatcaagtcaTTTGATGTATACCGATTGGAGTTGGATTACGATTTAAGGAACAGGATCAAGACGCACAAGGTTATGGTAGGCCGTGTGACCTCCCTGGACAAGGTGAACTACAACGCCGATGGTCATGTGAGTGAGGTGGTAGGAACGAACAGCTGGAAGTATCTGTACGACGAGAATGGTAACATCATTGGAATTCTGGAGCATGGTGATAAGACAAACTTGGGATATGACACCGGTGATCGTGTCGTTCAGGTTGGAGATGTAGAGTTCAACAGCTACGACGCTCGAGGTTATGTAGTACGACGTGGCGAGCAGAAGTATCGATATAACAACAGAGGCCAACTGATTCACGCTTTGGAGCGCGATCGCTTCCAAACCTGGTACTTCTACGATGATATGGGTCGACTGGTAGCCAGCCACGATGAGAAGGGAAATGTAACGCAATACTTCTACGCGAATATCAACGCACCCGAGCTGATCACGCATATCCACTATCCGAAAGTGTCGAGAACGTTCCGTTTCTTGTACGACGATCGCGATATGTTGGTAGCGGTAGAAACAGGCGAACAACGGTACTATGTGGCAACGGATCAGAATGGATCACCGATCGCGTTCTTCGATGTGAACGGAAACATCGTGAAGGAGGTCCGGCGAACTCCATTCGGAAAGATCGTCAAAGATTCCAACCCAGATTTCTTCATTCCGATCGATTTCCACGGAGGCCTATTGGATCCCAATACTCGGCTGGTATACCTAGAGAAGCGTTTGTACGATACAGCGGTCGGACAGT contains:
- the LOC109425970 gene encoding teneurin-m isoform X6, with translation MNTYDYDYTATMECRDNGILRGAVKNNTRGCLLDGVPPSAPPDVPPRNPTMNRMNGRVTGNPTELGVDFEPSCLVRTPSGNVYIPSGNLAINNKGSPIDYKTGSACSTPTKDTLKSYDRNCMGPVLPPRSAMCGPPSHHYSAPLNFRKGFSFTKCTWKCTAILVVLLCVILVITLLLTASNVLSISYPTNNPCTVLVDEKAEISAAKSTIADANRAAGPGSIGTLPGRPNPSGSAADSASLSSASASASSSSSAASTASANSNSNTNGNQQNGNGGARTFPARSFPPDGTTFSQITLGQRLSKEIPPYSYWNMQFYQSEPAYVKFDYGIPRGASIGVYARRNALPTHTQYHFKEVLSGFNARQTRATHPSMRREVTRYMEPGHWFLSIYNDDGDAQEITFYALVAEDMTQNCPNGCSGNGQCLLGHCQCNPGYGGDDCSESVCPVLCSQRGEYINGECQCNPGWKGKECSLRHDECEVPDCNGHGHCVSGKCSCVRGYKGKYCEEVDCPHPTCSGHGFCAEGTCICKKGWKGPDCATMDQDALQCLPDCSGHGAFDLDSQTCTCEPKWSGEDCSQELCDLNCGQHGRCVGDSCACDVGWGGEFCNSKLCDPRCNEHGQCKNGTCLCVTGWNGKHCTLEGCPNGCSQHGQCHVSGELMWECRCYEGWDGPDCSMPLEQNCGDNKDNDRDGLVDCEDPECCGSHSCKTSQLCVSAPKPIDVLLRKQPPAITASFFERMKFLIDEGSLQNYAKLETFNESVFWNHFNASRSAVIRGRVVTSLQMGLVGVRVSTSTPLEGFTLTRDDGWFDLMVNGGGAITLQFGRSPFRPQTRIVQVPWNEVVIIETVIMSTMDDKEKTGPPHTCFSHDYDSMKPVVLATWKHGFQGACPDRSAILAESQVVQESLAIPGTGLNLVYHSSRAAGYLSTIKLQLTPDAIPATLKLIHLRITIEGILFERIFEADPGIKFTYPWNRLNIYRQRVYGITTAVVKVGYQYTDCKDIIWDVQTTKLSGHDMSISEVGGWNLDIHHRYNFHEGILQKGDGSNIYLKHKPRVILTTMGDGHQRPLDCSDCNGIAAKQRLLAPVALAAAPDGSLYVGDFNYIRRIMIDGTVKTVVKLNATRVSYRYHMALSPLDGSLYISDPESHQIIKVKNKDDSHDPEHNWEPVVGSGERCLPGDEAHCGDGGLARDAKLAYPKGVAISSDNVLYFADGTNIRMVDRDGVISTLIGNHMHKSHWKPVPCEGTLKIEEMHLRWPTELTINPLDDTLHIIDDHMILRMTPDGRVRVIAGRPLHCASASPATFDSDLAAHATLVMPQSIAFAPSGDLYVAESDSQRINRIRVIGTDGKVASYAGAESKCNCLERGCDCYEADHYLAISAKFNTISAITVTPDGHVHIADQANYRIRSVISSLPEAGTSKEYEIYAPNAQEIYVFNRFGQHIATKNIMTGETTYSFLYNVNTSNGKLSTVTDAAGNKVFLLRDYTAQVNSIENTKGQKCRLRMTRMKMLHELNTPDNYNVTFDYHGPTGLLKTKLDSTGRSYVYNYDEFGRLTSAVTPTGKVIDLSFDLSVKGATVKVTENSQREVSMLIQGSSVVSRVGEAATKTTVLVDGGTTSIAPWGNTVSVESVPYILLAEIDPLLAESYPVPSKQRTEINGDLSNRFEWRYFIRHVPVRGKNARSLTQVGRKLRVNGENLLTFEYEKDSSSITVSVDDKTELLNVTYDKSSRPIAYRPQSGEYADVDLEYDRFGRLISWKWGNLKEEYTFDRAGRLNEIKYGDDSSIVYAFKDMFSSLPLKVTTPRRSDYLLQYDDAGALQSLTTPRGHIHAFSLQTSLGFFKYQYFSPINRHPFEILYNDDGQILAKIHPHQSGKVAFVYDNAGRLETILAGLSSTQYIYQESTSLVKMVEVLEPGFELRREFKYHAGVMKDEKLKFGSKSALASAHFKYQYDGNARMSGIEMDIDGKDLPILRFKYGQSLGTLDAISDLRITRNAFNRTVVQDTSKQFFTITDFDEHGRVKSVLINIKSFDVYRLELDYDLRNRIKTHKVMVGRVTSLDKVNYNADGHVSEVVGTNSWKYLYDENGNIIGILEHGDKTNLGYDTGDRVVQVGDVEFNSYDARGYVVRRGEQKYRYNNRGQLIHALERDRFQTWYFYDDMGRLVASHDEKGNVTQYFYANINAPELITHIHYPKVSRTFRFLYDDRDMLVAVETGEQRYYVATDQNGSPIAFFDVNGNIVKEVRRTPFGKIVKDSNPDFFIPIDFHGGLLDPNTRLVYLEKRLYDTAVGQWMTPSWEQLATEMRLPTDVFIYRFHNNDPINRKEPMNYMNDLKSWLKLFGYDVTKMQGSKYTKDMIYRPKAMIKSPQLAPDFGVMSGLQCIVEKIDEKFSDFGFVPKPLLKMELKTSNLLPRVAYRRGVFGEGVLISRIDGRALVSVVDGSNSVVQDVVSSVFNSSYFLDLHFSIHDQDVFYFVKDNIMKLRDDTEELRRLGGMFNISTHEINDHAGTNGKELRLHGPDAVVIIKYGVDPEQERHRILKHAHKRAVERAWELEKQLVAAGFQGRGDWTEEEKEELISHGDVDGWVGVDIHSIHKYPQLADDPGNVAFQRDSKRKRRKSGGSHKTLTLRQHRHESS
- the LOC109425970 gene encoding teneurin-m isoform X7, encoding MNTYDYDYTATMECRDNGILRGAVKNNTRGCLLDGVPPSAPPDVPPRNPTMNRMNGRVTGNPTELGVDFEPSCLVRTPSGNVYIPSGNLAINNKGSPIDYKTGSACSTPTKDTLKSYDRNCMGPVLPPRSAMCGPPSHHYSAPLNFRKGFSFTKCTWKCTAILVVLLCVILVITLLLTASNVLSISYPTNNPCTVLVDEKAEISAAKSTIADANRAAGPGSIGTLPGRPNPSGSAADSASLSSASASASSSSSAASTASANSNSNTNGNQQNGNGGARTFPARSFPPDGTTFSQITLGQRLSKEIPPYSYWNMQFYQSEPAYVKFDYGIPRGASIGVYARRNALPTHTQYHFKEVLSGFNARQTRATHPSMRREVTRYMEPGHWFLSIYNDDGDAQEITFYALVAEDMTQNCPNGCSGNGQCLLGHCQCNPGYGGDDCSESVCPVLCSQRGEYINGECQCNPGWKGKECSLRHDECEVPDCNGHGHCVSGKCSCVRGYKGKYCEEVDCPHPTCSGHGFCAEGTCICKKGWKGPDCATMDQDALQCLPDCSGHGAFDLDSQTCTCEPKWSGEDCSQELCDLNCGQHGRCVGDSCACDVGWGGEFCNSKLCDPRCNEHGQCKNGTCLCVTGWNGKHCTLEGCPNGCSQHGQCHVSGELMWECRCYEGWDGPDCSMPLEQNCGDNKDNDRDGLVDCEDPECCGSHSCKTSQLCVSAPKPIDVLLRKQPPAITASFFERMKFLIDEGSLQNYAKLETFNESRSAVIRGRVVTSLQMGLVGVRVSTSTPLEGFTLTRDDGWFDLMVNGGGAITLQFGRSPFRPQTRIVQVPWNEVVIIETVIMSTMDDKEKTGPPHTCFSHDYDSMKPVVLATWKHGFQGACPDRSAILAESQVVQESLAIPGTGLNLVYHSSRAAGYLSTIKLQLTPDAIPATLKLIHLRITIEGILFERIFEADPGIKFTYPWNRLNIYRQRVYGITTAVVKVGYQYTDCKDIIWDVQTTKLSGHDMSISEVGGWNLDIHHRYNFHEGILQKGDGSNIYLKHKPRVILTTMGDGHQRPLDCSDCNGIAAKQRLLAPVALAAAPDGSLYVGDFNYIRRIMIDGTVKTVVKLNATRVSYRYHMALSPLDGSLYISDPESHQIIKVKNKDDSHDPEHNWEPVVGSGERCLPGDEAHCGDGGLARDAKLAYPKGVAISSDNVLYFADGTNIRMVDRDGVISTLIGNHMHKSHWKPVPCEGTLKIEEMHLRWPTELTINPLDDTLHIIDDHMILRMTPDGRVRVIAGRPLHCASASPATFDSDLAAHATLVMPQSIAFAPSGDLYVAESDSQRINRIRVIGTDGKVASYAGAESKCNCLERGCDCYEADHYLAISAKFNTISAITVTPDGHVHIADQANYRIRSVISSLPEAGTSKEYEIYAPNAQEIYVFNRFGQHIATKNIMTGETTYSFLYNVNTSNGKLSTVTDAAGNKVFLLRDYTAQVNSIENTKGQKCRLRMTRMKMLHELNTPDNYNVTFDYHGPTGLLKTKLDSTGRSYVYNYDEFGRLTSAVTPTGKVIDLSFDLSVKGATVKVTENSQREVSMLIQGSSVVSRVGEAATKTTVLVDGGTTSIAPWGNTVSVESVPYILLAEIDPLLAESYPVPSKQRTEINGDLSNRFEWRYFIRHVPVRGKNARSLTQVGRKLRVNGENLLTFEYEKDSSSITVSVDDKTELLNVTYDKSSRPIAYRPQSGEYADVDLEYDRFGRLISWKWGNLKEEYTFDRAGRLNEIKYGDDSSIVYAFKDMFSSLPLKVTTPRRSDYLLQYDDAGALQSLTTPRGHIHAFSLQTSLGFFKYQYFSPINRHPFEILYNDDGQILAKIHPHQSGKVAFVYDNAGRLETILAGLSSTQYIYQESTSLVKMVEVLEPGFELRREFKYHAGVMKDEKLKFGSKSALASAHFKYQYDGNARMSGIEMDIDGKDLPILRFKYGQSLGTLDAISDLRITRNAFNRTVVQDTSKQFFTITDFDEHGRVKSVLINIKSFDVYRLELDYDLRNRIKTHKVMVGRVTSLDKVNYNADGHVSEVVGTNSWKYLYDENGNIIGILEHGDKTNLGYDTGDRVVQVGDVEFNSYDARGYVVRRGEQKYRYNNRGQLIHALERDRFQTWYFYDDMGRLVASHDEKGNVTQYFYANINAPELITHIHYPKVSRTFRFLYDDRDMLVAVETGEQRYYVATDQNGSPIAFFDVNGNIVKEVRRTPFGKIVKDSNPDFFIPIDFHGGLLDPNTRLVYLEKRLYDTAVGQWMTPSWEQLATEMRLPTDVFIYRFHNNDPINRKEPMNYMNDLKSWLKLFGYDVTKMQGSKYTKDMIYRPKAMIKSPQLAPDFGVMSGLQCIVEKIDEKFSDFGFVPKPLLKMELKTSNLLPRVAYRRGVFGEGVLISRIDGRALVSVVDGSNSVVQDVVSSVFNSSYFLDLHFSIHDQDVFYFVKDNIMKLRDDTEELRRLGGMFNISTHEINDHAGTNGKELRLHGPDAVVIIKYGVDPEQERHRILKHAHKRAVERAWELEKQLVAAGFQGRGDWTEEEKEELISHGDVDGWVGVDIHSIHKYPQLADDPGNVAFQRDSKRKRRKSGGSHKTLTLRQHRHESS